A genomic window from Pseudonocardia broussonetiae includes:
- a CDS encoding ABC transporter permease gives MSTPLTSRQAVLLVAGREFTTQVRSRSFVVGLLITLLLFGGIGLLGSFLSAQSSTPSLGVTPETEQLVPALEQAAATQDLDLRIERVEDGPGRERVDADELDALLTGSSGDYELLGRDAVDSSVQAVVGTAVQQAALGSALAEAGVDPAQLAQRSQVTVDTLQPTDPDRGEQLALALVGTILLFISLSGYGQLVATGVVEEKQSRVVELLLATIKPWQLLAGKVLGLGAVGLLQLVILGAIGTVAAAVGGLLTVPGAAAGMFAMVVLWYLLGFFLFAALYAAIGSTVSRQEELNSVVTPLIFVLLIPFVLVVNLLPNDPRNELAAVLSFIPFLSQTIMPARYALGVAPLWEVGVSALIALAAVVVVVRLAGRVYRNSILRTGARVGLVEALRGSGPRPERQSVTRSRA, from the coding sequence ATGAGCACGCCGCTGACGTCGCGCCAGGCCGTGCTGCTCGTGGCCGGCCGCGAGTTCACCACGCAGGTCCGCTCCCGCAGCTTCGTGGTCGGCCTGCTCATCACGCTGCTGCTGTTCGGCGGCATCGGGCTGCTCGGCAGCTTCCTCTCGGCGCAGTCGTCCACCCCCTCGCTCGGGGTGACGCCCGAGACCGAGCAGCTGGTGCCCGCCCTGGAGCAGGCGGCCGCCACGCAGGACCTCGACCTGCGGATCGAGCGCGTCGAGGACGGTCCCGGGCGCGAGCGGGTCGACGCCGACGAGCTCGACGCCCTGCTCACCGGCTCGTCCGGGGACTACGAGCTGCTCGGCCGCGACGCCGTCGACTCGTCGGTGCAGGCCGTCGTCGGCACCGCGGTGCAGCAGGCGGCGCTGGGGTCCGCGCTGGCCGAGGCCGGCGTCGACCCGGCCCAGCTGGCCCAGCGTTCCCAGGTCACCGTCGACACCCTCCAGCCGACCGACCCGGACCGCGGCGAGCAGCTCGCGCTCGCGCTGGTCGGCACGATCCTGCTGTTCATCTCGCTGTCGGGATACGGGCAGCTCGTCGCGACCGGGGTCGTCGAGGAGAAGCAGAGCCGGGTCGTCGAGCTGCTGCTCGCCACGATCAAGCCCTGGCAGCTGCTCGCCGGGAAGGTGCTCGGGCTGGGGGCGGTCGGGCTGCTCCAGCTCGTGATCCTCGGGGCGATCGGCACGGTTGCGGCGGCCGTGGGCGGCCTGCTCACCGTGCCGGGGGCCGCGGCGGGGATGTTCGCCATGGTCGTGCTCTGGTACCTGCTCGGCTTCTTCCTGTTCGCGGCGCTCTACGCGGCGATCGGGTCGACGGTCTCGCGGCAGGAGGAGCTGAACTCGGTGGTCACGCCGCTGATCTTCGTGCTGCTCATCCCGTTCGTGCTCGTGGTCAACCTGCTGCCCAACGACCCGCGCAACGAGCTCGCCGCGGTGCTCTCGTTCATCCCGTTCCTGTCCCAGACGATCATGCCGGCGCGGTACGCGCTGGGCGTCGCGCCGCTGTGGGAGGTCGGGGTGTCGGCGCTGATCGCGCTCGCGGCCGTGGTCGTCGTGGTGCGGCTGGCCGGGCGGGTGTACCGGAACTCGATCCTGCGCACCGGGGCCCGCGTCGGGCTGGTCGAGGCGCTGCGGGGGTCCGGGCCGCGGCCGGAGCGTCAGTCGGTGACGAGGTCGAGGGCGTAG
- a CDS encoding ABC transporter ATP-binding protein — protein sequence MVDIRGVSKRFGQVQALDDVTFSVRPGEVFGFVGSNGAGKTTTMRIVLGVLSADAGEVLWQGRPVDADVRRRIGYMPEERGLYPKMKVGEQLTYLARLHGLPAGEARAAVERWTTLLDVGHRMGDEVQKLSLGNQQRVQLAAALVHDPEVLVLDEPFSGLDPTAVEVMSGVLRRKADAGVPVIFSSHQLELVERLCDRIGIIAGGRMVAVGSVAELRERDGTAAYEVLGPPEGWAADVPGVVAVEGTRVRLAPGTDDQQVLKAALAAGPVHEFRRWRPPLTELYRDVVASGSAVPA from the coding sequence ATGGTGGACATCCGGGGGGTCTCGAAGCGGTTCGGCCAGGTGCAGGCCCTCGACGACGTGACGTTCTCGGTGCGGCCCGGTGAGGTGTTCGGGTTCGTGGGGAGCAACGGCGCGGGCAAGACGACGACGATGCGGATCGTCCTCGGGGTGCTCTCCGCCGACGCGGGCGAGGTGCTGTGGCAGGGCCGGCCCGTCGACGCCGACGTCCGCAGGCGGATCGGCTACATGCCCGAGGAGCGCGGCCTGTACCCGAAGATGAAGGTCGGCGAGCAGCTGACGTACCTCGCGCGGCTGCACGGGCTCCCCGCCGGCGAGGCGCGGGCCGCGGTCGAGCGCTGGACGACCCTGCTCGACGTCGGGCACCGCATGGGCGACGAGGTGCAGAAGCTGTCGCTGGGCAACCAGCAGCGCGTGCAGCTCGCCGCCGCGCTCGTGCACGACCCCGAGGTGCTGGTGCTCGACGAGCCGTTCTCCGGCCTGGACCCCACCGCCGTCGAGGTGATGAGCGGGGTGCTGCGCCGCAAGGCCGACGCCGGCGTCCCGGTGATCTTCTCCAGCCACCAGCTGGAGCTGGTGGAGCGGCTGTGCGACCGGATCGGCATCATCGCCGGGGGCCGGATGGTCGCCGTCGGCTCGGTCGCGGAGCTGCGCGAGCGCGACGGCACCGCCGCGTACGAGGTGCTCGGACCGCCCGAGGGGTGGGCGGCGGACGTGCCCGGGGTGGTGGCCGTCGAGGGCACGCGGGTCCGGCTCGCGCCCGGCACCGACGACCAGCAGGTGCTCAAGGCGGCGCTCGCGGCCGGTCCGGTGCACGAGTTCCGCCGGTGGCGACCCCCGTTGACCGAGCTGTACCGCGACGTCGTCGCGTCCGGGTCGGCGGTGCCGGCATGA
- a CDS encoding glycoside hydrolase family 6 protein, giving the protein MTGPDGVGARAGAVDVHPRPPAVPDPRVPAQRGPAHRLPPDLLAQVEVHRRLAAELAAPPRFAVPAPRAAEPRAAEPRSAEPRSGARRPARGRSLLTLEVPALLGAVLIAVTGTLVSLGAPATTTGTAPPQARQVGCVQDASASGCLVPVPAAQVGGLYVDPDTPAAQQVADWTAEGRTDDADAVGAIAERAVPLWLAGGDATARVTDYVSRAAAAGAVPLFVAYNIPDRDCGSFSGGGAAGADDYRAWVGSVAAGLGGSDAIVVLEPDAIAHQLTGCADDGGERYGLLAGAVDVFTAAGARVYVDAGNPGFTGDAAATAEALRRAGVERAAGFSVNVANFYTTEESVAYGTAVSDALGGGVRFVVDTSRNGAGRAPEPTDGTPEWCNPPDRLLGTAPTLDSGIPLVDGLLWIKRPGESDGSCRPGEPEAGQWYPDYALDLVTD; this is encoded by the coding sequence GTGACCGGTCCGGACGGCGTGGGCGCACGCGCCGGCGCCGTCGACGTCCACCCGCGTCCGCCCGCCGTGCCCGACCCGCGAGTGCCCGCTCAGCGAGGGCCCGCCCATCGGCTGCCCCCGGACCTGCTCGCGCAGGTCGAGGTGCACCGCCGCCTCGCCGCCGAGCTGGCCGCGCCGCCCCGCTTCGCGGTCCCCGCCCCGCGCGCCGCCGAGCCGCGCGCCGCCGAGCCGCGCTCCGCCGAACCGCGCTCCGGGGCCCGTCGCCCGGCCCGCGGGCGCTCGCTGCTCACCCTCGAGGTGCCCGCCCTGCTGGGCGCGGTGCTGATCGCGGTCACCGGGACCCTCGTCTCGCTCGGCGCGCCCGCCACCACCACCGGCACCGCGCCGCCGCAGGCCCGCCAGGTCGGCTGCGTGCAGGACGCGTCGGCCTCCGGCTGCCTGGTGCCCGTGCCCGCCGCGCAGGTCGGCGGGCTCTACGTCGACCCCGACACCCCCGCCGCGCAGCAGGTCGCCGACTGGACCGCCGAGGGCCGCACCGACGACGCCGATGCCGTGGGCGCGATCGCCGAGCGCGCGGTCCCGCTGTGGCTGGCGGGCGGCGACGCCACCGCGCGCGTCACCGACTACGTCTCCCGGGCCGCCGCGGCGGGCGCGGTCCCGCTGTTCGTCGCCTACAACATCCCCGACCGCGACTGCGGCAGCTTCTCCGGCGGGGGCGCCGCCGGCGCCGACGACTACCGCGCCTGGGTCGGCTCCGTCGCCGCCGGCCTGGGCGGCTCGGACGCGATCGTGGTGCTGGAGCCCGACGCGATCGCGCACCAGCTCACCGGCTGCGCTGACGACGGGGGCGAGCGCTACGGCCTGCTCGCCGGTGCCGTCGACGTGTTCACCGCCGCCGGGGCCCGCGTCTACGTCGACGCCGGCAACCCCGGCTTCACCGGCGACGCCGCCGCCACCGCCGAGGCGCTGCGGCGCGCCGGGGTCGAGCGCGCCGCCGGGTTCAGCGTCAACGTCGCGAACTTCTACACGACCGAGGAGAGCGTCGCGTACGGCACGGCGGTGTCGGACGCCCTCGGCGGCGGCGTGCGCTTCGTCGTCGACACCAGCCGCAACGGCGCGGGCCGCGCCCCGGAGCCCACCGACGGCACGCCGGAGTGGTGCAACCCGCCCGACCGCCTGCTCGGCACCGCACCGACCCTCGACAGCGGGATCCCGCTGGTCGACGGCCTGCTCTGGATCAAGCGCCCCGGCGAGTCGGACGGGTCGTGCCGCCCCGGGGAGCCCGAGGCCGGGCAGTGGTACCCCGACTACGCCCTCGACCTCGTCACCGACTGA